From a region of the Mauremys mutica isolate MM-2020 ecotype Southern chromosome 12, ASM2049712v1, whole genome shotgun sequence genome:
- the LOC123346684 gene encoding erythroid membrane-associated protein-like, protein PVDVTMDPDTAHPKLVLSEDRKCVRLGDTRQDLPDNPERFDTYVFVLGAEGFAGGRRYWEVEVGDKTEWILGVCRESVIRKGQVTLSPGNGFWVMWLRDGGYEALTSSATPLPVSVRPSWVGIFLDYEAGEVSFYNVTDRSHLFTFTDTFSGKLHPYFSPGLNAGGTNAAPLIICPLLQQLDFL, encoded by the exons ccagtggatgtGACtatggatccagacacggctcatcccaaactcgtcctgtctgaggatcggaaatgTGTGAGACTCGGAGACACACGccaggatctgcccgacaaccctgagagatttgatactTATGTCTTTGTCCTGGGTGCTGAGGGGTTCGCGGGTGGGAGGCGTTACTGGGAGGttgaggtgggagacaagactgAGTGGATTCTAGGagtttgtagggaatctgtgatCAGGAAGGGGCAGGTCACACTCTCACCTGGGAATGGATTCTGGGTCATGTGGCTGAGGGATGGGGGATACGAGGCCCTCACCTCCTCcgcaacccccctccccgtgagcgtcaggcccagctgggtggggattttcctggactatgaggcgggcgaggtctcgttttacaatgtgactgacaggtcccatctcttcactttcactgacaccttctccGGGAAGCTCCACCCTTATTTCAGTCCTGGTCTCAACGCTGGGGGTACAAAcgcggctcccctgataatctgcccg ttactgcagcaactggacttCCTGTGA